From a region of the Paenibacillus sp. FSL R10-2734 genome:
- a CDS encoding RsmB/NOP family class I SAM-dependent RNA methyltransferase, with product MAAQLPSSFSERMMDMLGTEYNQFADSYKETPYGGIRVNTLKISVESLRALSTLELEPIPWCPTGFYTENGARPGKHPYYHAGLYYIQEPSAMAPVELLNIEPGDRVLDLCAAPGGKSTQISAKLLGEGLLVSNDLHPERTKALAKNLELYGVRNGIVLNESPDHIAAAFPHFFDKILIDAPCSGEGMFRKDEDMVKQWNSDTPAKYAAMQQDILSSAAEALAPGGRLVYSTCTFATEENEEIIAEFLSSHTQFALVTVGGTGSFAPGFGELSGTARLWPHKVKGEGHFMAVLQHEGTKLSMEERDHIEAKLNESARTIAPKGTAHVKSSNKPEGRRGKEGKSSHKPAGGADRGRQGSGDEQALTLYGNFVRDQLGWEPQGYPVLFGDHLYISPLPKERLNGLKTIRPGWYVGQIRNGRFIPGHPMATALHPGESCRSVSLSSTNHEAISYLKGETLSIAQERLSIRIGSAQKGYVLVCIDGYSAGWGKWQDGILKNEYPAGWRWM from the coding sequence ATGGCGGCACAATTGCCCAGTTCTTTCAGCGAGCGTATGATGGACATGCTGGGAACAGAATATAATCAATTTGCGGATTCGTACAAGGAGACCCCTTACGGAGGCATCCGTGTTAACACATTGAAGATTTCAGTGGAGAGTTTAAGAGCTCTTTCTACTTTAGAGCTAGAACCCATTCCTTGGTGTCCGACTGGATTTTATACAGAGAATGGTGCCAGACCAGGTAAACATCCATACTACCACGCGGGATTGTATTACATTCAAGAGCCTAGTGCGATGGCTCCTGTGGAATTACTTAATATTGAGCCAGGTGACCGTGTACTTGATTTATGTGCCGCCCCTGGGGGGAAATCTACACAGATTTCTGCCAAGCTGTTAGGAGAAGGACTACTAGTCAGTAATGATCTTCATCCAGAACGAACTAAAGCTTTAGCCAAAAATCTGGAGCTATATGGCGTGCGTAACGGTATTGTACTGAACGAAAGTCCTGATCATATCGCAGCTGCATTCCCGCATTTTTTTGACAAAATCTTGATTGACGCTCCCTGCTCTGGTGAAGGGATGTTCCGTAAAGACGAAGACATGGTGAAGCAGTGGAATTCTGATACACCAGCGAAATATGCTGCAATGCAGCAAGATATTTTAAGTTCAGCAGCAGAGGCGTTGGCACCGGGAGGTAGGTTGGTCTATTCGACCTGTACATTTGCTACTGAAGAAAATGAAGAAATTATTGCAGAGTTCCTTTCTAGTCACACACAGTTCGCGTTGGTGACGGTAGGAGGAACAGGCTCATTCGCTCCTGGCTTCGGAGAACTCTCAGGAACAGCAAGACTGTGGCCCCATAAGGTGAAAGGCGAAGGCCATTTCATGGCTGTACTGCAGCATGAGGGAACTAAGCTTTCAATGGAGGAACGGGATCATATAGAGGCTAAGTTAAATGAATCCGCGAGAACTATTGCTCCAAAAGGTACAGCACACGTTAAATCATCCAATAAACCAGAAGGAAGACGTGGGAAAGAAGGGAAATCCTCTCACAAACCAGCTGGTGGGGCTGACCGTGGTCGGCAAGGCTCAGGGGACGAGCAAGCTTTGACTCTGTATGGGAATTTTGTACGAGATCAGCTCGGTTGGGAACCTCAAGGATATCCGGTTCTATTCGGTGACCATCTGTACATTTCTCCACTCCCTAAGGAAAGACTGAATGGATTAAAGACGATCCGTCCGGGATGGTATGTAGGACAAATCCGTAACGGAAGATTTATCCCCGGTCATCCGATGGCTACAGCTTTACATCCGGGAGAAAGCTGCCGAAGTGTCTCACTCTCCAGTACGAATCATGAAGCGATTTCCTATCTTAAAGGAGAGACGTTGTCGATTGCTCAAGAACGTCTCTCTATTAGAATAGGAAGTGCCCAGAAAGGATACGTTCTGGTCTGCATTGACGGTTATAGCGCAGGCTGGGGGAAGTGGCAGGATGGTATACTCAAGAATGAATATCCCGCAGGCTGGAGGTGGATGTAA
- a CDS encoding DUF309 domain-containing protein — MAYEPLYLEYLVYFNRDRDYFECHEVLEELWLAQKRDPLYKALLQVAVGLYHFRNHNVRGATIMLSGASAKLEGYPAVTLGIDLAKLVEEVKDYARRLESYEQRPFSYYDLTIDIIDPSLADQVETAAVAITPNNPQRRGPQRPTSIQRK, encoded by the coding sequence ATGGCTTATGAACCGTTGTACTTGGAATACCTAGTGTACTTTAATCGTGACAGGGACTATTTCGAATGTCACGAGGTACTCGAAGAACTGTGGCTTGCCCAGAAACGAGATCCTTTGTACAAAGCACTTCTCCAAGTAGCAGTAGGGTTATACCATTTCCGTAATCATAATGTGCGCGGTGCAACGATCATGCTGAGTGGCGCTTCTGCCAAGCTGGAGGGATATCCAGCAGTTACACTCGGTATTGATCTGGCAAAGCTTGTGGAGGAAGTGAAGGATTATGCTCGGCGCTTAGAGTCATATGAGCAGCGGCCATTTTCTTATTACGATCTGACCATAGATATTATTGATCCTAGTCTAGCGGACCAAGTGGAGACTGCAGCTGTAGCTATCACACCGAATAACCCTCAACGACGCGGTCCTCAGAGACCGACATCCATTCAACGTAAGTAA